A single window of Leptospiraceae bacterium DNA harbors:
- a CDS encoding Crp/Fnr family transcriptional regulator: MSTPSFQIVNYTANSYIIVEGKKEAYNFYIVREGKVSVGRENPVVGEDPNQVVGPGDFFGVVAAMSQHPQIESARALTNVSLISVSYDQFGTLIQRNTPVAMKIIRYFSMKLRQFDQTITRLSFRNTVSEDLNQLYNMGEYYFSQGNIEHATYAYQSYLKYLPTGQYVPQVKKKLMSLNQPIALPPIDETKFNRSYADNKVIFCEHEPGRELYIIQSGKVKISKIVNNNEVMLAVLQTGDIFGEMAILDNKPRSASAVAFGYTDVLAINKANFEGMVKAQPQLASRLITILSERIWIAYKQLANLMIKDPQGRIADTLLTLAEKNRAKIIPKSFYDFDITVRDLLKMVGLSDNRDEKILYSLFDANKFLKIDQDRIKCYDLAELEKLVQYYRKKTIMDSKIAKEKIR; this comes from the coding sequence ATGTCTACACCAAGCTTCCAAATCGTTAACTATACGGCAAATTCTTATATTATTGTAGAAGGTAAGAAGGAAGCGTATAATTTTTATATTGTCCGTGAAGGCAAGGTAAGTGTTGGCCGCGAAAATCCAGTCGTTGGGGAAGATCCAAATCAAGTTGTTGGTCCTGGAGATTTTTTTGGCGTTGTAGCTGCAATGAGCCAACACCCGCAGATTGAGTCGGCAAGAGCGTTGACGAATGTGTCTCTTATTTCGGTAAGCTATGATCAATTTGGCACATTAATTCAACGAAATACTCCTGTTGCCATGAAAATTATTCGTTATTTCTCAATGAAATTACGTCAATTTGACCAAACAATTACTAGGTTATCATTTAGGAATACGGTCAGCGAAGACTTAAATCAATTATACAATATGGGTGAATATTATTTTAGTCAAGGCAACATTGAACATGCCACATATGCCTATCAAAGCTATTTAAAATACCTACCAACTGGTCAATATGTGCCGCAAGTAAAGAAAAAGTTGATGTCTTTAAACCAGCCAATTGCCTTACCACCGATTGATGAAACTAAGTTTAATAGATCCTACGCAGATAACAAAGTAATATTTTGTGAGCATGAACCGGGTCGTGAACTATACATTATTCAAAGTGGTAAAGTTAAAATTTCAAAAATTGTAAATAACAATGAAGTTATGTTAGCAGTCTTACAGACAGGTGATATTTTTGGCGAGATGGCAATTTTAGATAACAAGCCTCGTTCCGCTTCAGCAGTGGCATTCGGATATACAGATGTCCTTGCAATCAATAAGGCAAACTTCGAAGGTATGGTTAAAGCACAACCTCAACTAGCAAGTCGCCTAATTACAATTTTGTCAGAAAGAATCTGGATCGCTTACAAGCAGTTAGCAAATTTAATGATAAAAGATCCGCAAGGTAGAATTGCGGATACACTCTTAACTTTAGCTGAAAAGAACAGAGCGAAAATAATTCCAAAGTCTTTTTATGACTTTGATATTACCGTAAGAGATTTACTTAAAATGGTGGGTCTATCTGATAATCGCGACGAAAAAATTCTATATTCACTATTTGATGCGAATAAATTTCTGAAGATTGATCAAGATAGAATAAAATGCTATGATTTGGCGGAGTTGGAGAAGTTAGTTCAATATTACCGCAAAAAAACAATCATGGATTCTAAAATCGCAAAAGAAAAAATCAGGTAA
- a CDS encoding HDOD domain-containing protein, producing MLDIDDLVTKLIKGQPISVRFKYTNDKVLQEFHVLFIHILGYFDQLFLLEVSFTILKEILYNASKANAKRLFFIREELDISNPEDYQKGMAIFADEVTMKWADQQAYLDKSHFYIQFDAKIKDNVLYVQAENNAPVLPEEQERIFKRIEAAKKYNDLSDAFMDMSDSTESAGLGLILTQILLKNSGIGRDNFRIEFQGDKTIAHFKIPGQVVPIITNSKFNEQILNEIEGLPPLPQSVSKIIMLCNKPDTDINILTNEIEKDAVLSADLLKLSNSSLFITRNKANTVLSAVKVVGLKNIKNMLYVSGVRKIMGNRYDKVQKIWDHCAKCSFFAKVIALDSSKHKLADLAATGGLLHDIGKLIILSLDKKIVDKMTNFQMQEKDSSVLIEEFTVGISHADIGGRLLKKWSFPEDLIHIVEFHHRPFLAPPEHKDLLEIVYLANMMLDALDNRANFFTINQEILKNFKLDNEAVFNKYLEKIDQQFKVSHY from the coding sequence ATGTTGGATATAGATGATTTAGTTACCAAGCTGATAAAGGGTCAGCCAATTTCCGTTCGTTTTAAGTATACGAACGATAAAGTTTTACAGGAATTCCATGTTTTATTTATTCATATTTTGGGATATTTCGACCAATTATTTTTATTAGAAGTCTCTTTTACAATTCTCAAAGAAATTTTATATAATGCAAGTAAGGCGAATGCAAAAAGGCTTTTTTTTATTAGAGAAGAACTGGATATTTCAAATCCTGAAGATTACCAAAAAGGGATGGCCATTTTTGCTGATGAAGTGACGATGAAATGGGCAGACCAACAAGCCTATCTTGATAAATCGCATTTTTACATTCAATTTGATGCGAAGATCAAAGACAATGTTTTATATGTTCAAGCCGAGAATAACGCACCAGTTTTACCAGAAGAGCAAGAACGAATATTTAAGCGAATAGAAGCTGCAAAGAAATACAATGATTTATCGGATGCATTTATGGACATGTCTGATTCTACAGAGAGTGCTGGGCTAGGACTTATTCTAACCCAAATTCTTTTAAAGAATTCAGGAATCGGTCGTGATAATTTCCGCATTGAGTTTCAAGGTGACAAGACGATTGCTCATTTTAAAATTCCTGGTCAAGTCGTTCCGATCATAACCAATAGCAAATTTAATGAGCAAATACTGAATGAAATTGAAGGCTTGCCTCCTTTACCACAAAGTGTTAGCAAAATTATTATGCTTTGTAATAAGCCTGATACTGATATTAATATTCTAACGAATGAAATTGAAAAAGATGCAGTATTAAGTGCAGACTTATTAAAACTATCCAATTCATCTTTATTCATTACTCGCAATAAAGCAAATACTGTATTATCCGCTGTCAAAGTAGTTGGTTTAAAGAATATAAAAAATATGTTATATGTTTCCGGTGTTCGCAAAATCATGGGTAACCGCTACGACAAAGTTCAAAAGATATGGGATCATTGTGCAAAATGTAGTTTCTTTGCAAAGGTCATAGCCTTGGATAGTTCTAAGCATAAACTCGCTGACCTGGCTGCAACCGGTGGCTTGCTGCATGATATTGGTAAGTTAATCATTCTCTCGCTTGATAAGAAGATTGTAGATAAAATGACGAATTTTCAAATGCAAGAGAAAGATAGTTCTGTTTTAATTGAGGAATTTACAGTCGGAATCAGCCATGCAGATATAGGAGGGCGATTGCTAAAGAAATGGTCGTTTCCTGAAGATTTGATTCATATTGTAGAATTCCATCACAGACCTTTTCTTGCGCCTCCTGAGCACAAAGATTTACTAGAAATTGTTTATCTAGCAAATATGATGTTGGATGCATTAGATAATCGAGCTAATTTTTTCACTATTAACCAGGAAATTCTGAAAAATTTCAAATTGGATAATGAAGCTGTTTTTAATAAGTATTTAGAAAAAATAGATCAACAGTTTAAAGTATCCCACTATTAA